The Cataglyphis hispanica isolate Lineage 1 chromosome 5, ULB_Chis1_1.0, whole genome shotgun sequence genome has a segment encoding these proteins:
- the LOC126849985 gene encoding poly(A) RNA polymerase gld-2 homolog A-like, with the protein MYHTVFPSQMMVQIMGGQQTGGQCPPAQTHTLHINGINGLHQTDFTSYGPDISRHNRPHTMQTGSHPLEFLQLMGLDVPSLRHIEYMQSNNSSPGNWERRMGTSNNTSIIPPSNYNLKPTNTHSIKKPSWNNRNGRRSTYRNSYSKYETYNSDSGFSSRSPTPNKYHIDNSLTESSDERDSTSSLRGQEIKKYHRIHSDNRAINKPISSGLISSASAHQFYQNQRPVNYYNTVSTPRSHAQNYQNRRKYLSGRSESAPCQRFLRNRKFSEVLLPNYNLVSTYIIAPDRFLAKSHMMEVTSAPRNIMTGSKWDNLSQQIWLKFMSNQQTEATYRNKMMLWKHLYIYIKRQYPKYGLFVVGSTMNGFGSDNSDVDMCLLVRHTEMDQKYEAVEHLGQILKYLKKCDFIEQLELIHAKVPIIKFCDTIQDLKVDLNCNNAVGIRNTQLLYCYSKLDWRVKPLVLVIKLWAQYHDINNAKNMTISSYSLVLMVIHFLQCGINPPVLPCLHSIFGSKFSPHTDIHNIDIHEDLNIPSSNRLPENHQSLGELFVEFFRYYVKFDFSHYAISVRLAKKILIEECRMVQSLKNDYHQWKYLCIEEPFDLTNTARSVYDPDVFARIKQLIDETYQRLQKKHDLNSIFLNIITDVPITRYL; encoded by the exons aTGTACCATACTGTGTTTCCATCACAAATGATGGTACAAATAATGGGTGGACAGCAAACAGGTGGACAATGTCCACCAGCGCAAACTCATACGTTGCATATTAATGGCATAAATGGATTGCATCAAACTGATTTCACATCATATGGTCCAGATATTTCTAGACATAACAGACCTCATACAATGCAg ACAGGATCTCACCCATTAGAGTTCTTACAACTAATGGGACTTGATGTACCATCATTACGACATATAGAATATATGCAATCAAATAATTCGTCTCCTGGAAATTGGGAGAGACGAATGGGCACATCCAACAATACCTCAATTATTCCACCATCAAATTATAACTTAAAGCCTACAAATActcattcaataaaaaaaccaAGTTGGAATAACAGAAATGGCAGACGAAGTACATATAGAAATTCTTACTCCAAGTATGAGACATATAATAGTGACAGTGGATTTAGTTCTCGGTCACCAACAccaaataaatatcacattgATAATAGTCTAACAGAGAGTTCAGATGAAAGAGATTCCACAAGTTCATTAAGAGGACaagaaataaa AAAATATCATAGGATACATTCAGATAATAGAGCAATCAATAAACCAATATCAAGCGGGTTAATTTCAAGTGCTTCTGCACACCAGTTTTATCAGAATCAACGACCTgtcaattattacaatactGTTTCCACCCCCAGGTCTCATGCTCAAAATTATCAGAATAGGAGAAAGTATTTATCAG gcaGGAGTGAAAGTGCACCTTGTCAAAGATTTCTAAGAAACCGTAAATTTTCGGAAGTTTTATTGCCGAATTATAATTTGGTTTccacatatattatagctcCTGATAGATTTCTTGCTAAATCTCATATGATGGAAGTAACTTCTGCGCCAAGGAATATTATGACAGGATCAAAATGGGATAATTTGTCGCAACAAATTTGGTTGAAATTTATGTCAAATCAACAAACTGAAGCTACttacagaaataaaatgatgctATGGaaacatctttatatttatattaag CGTCAATATCCAAAATATGGTTTATTTGTGGTTGGTTCAACAATGAATGGGTTTGGTTCGGATAATAGCGATGTCGACATGTGTCTTTTGGTGAGACACACAGAAATGGATCAAAAATATGAAGCTGTAGAGCATTTAGGacaaatactaaaatatttaaaaaaatgtg attttattgaaCAGCTCGAACTTATACATGCAAAAGTAcccattataaaattttgtgatacAATACAAGATTTAAAAGTCGatcttaattgtaataatgctGTTGGTATTAGAAATACACAATTGCTGTATTGTTATTCAAAAc ttgATTGGAGGGTAAAACCACTAGTACTTGTCATAAAACTTTGGGCTCAATATCATGACATTAATAATGcgaaaaatatgacaatatcTAGTTACTCTTTAGTTCTCATggtcatacattttttacaat gcGGTATCAACCCTCCAGTTCTGCCATGTTTACATTCGATATTTGGAAGCAAATTTAGCCCACATACAGATATtcataatatcgatattcaTGAGGATTTAAACATTCCATCCTCCAATCGTTTACCTGAAAATCATCAATCTCTCGGAGAattatttgtagaatttttcagatattatgttaaattcgA tttcagCCACTATGCGATATCTGTACgtttagcaaaaaaaatattaatagaggAATGTCGTATGGTGCAGTCACTCAAAAATGATTATCATCAATGGAAATATCTATGTATTGAAG AACCATTTGATCTGACTAACACAGCTAGATCAGTCTATGATCCGGATGTATTTGCAAGAATTAAGCAGCTAATTGATGAAACATACCAAAGACTGCAGAAAAAACATGATCTAAATTCGATATTTCTCAACATAATTACTGATGTTCCtattacaagatatttataa
- the LOC126849952 gene encoding regulator of nonsense transcripts 1 yields MSVDAYGPSSQTLTFLDTEETDLIGADTQGSEFDFTDFTLPSQSQTQASQHDATQTQSSQPLQVNGTNGSSSLDLKISGAAQSLAELQFEEEEEEAYYNRDLPEYACKYCGIHEASCVVMCNVCRKWFCNGRGNTSGSHIINHLVRAKHKEVTLHRDGPLGETVLECYSCATRNVFVLGFIPARADSVVVLLCRQPCAAQSSLKDMNWDQEQWKPLIEDRSFLSWLVKIPSEQEQLRARQISAQQINKLEELWRDNVDATFQDLEKPGVDEEPQQVLLRYEDGYQYQNIFGPLVKLEADYDKRLKESQTQENIEVRWDVGLNKKTIAYFLLAKTDGDMKLMHGDELRLRYLGELHKPWSGIGHVIKIPDNYGEEVGIELKNNSGAPTECVSNFVVDFIWKSTSFDRMQSALRKFAVDDTSVSAYIYHRLLGHEVEEVLFRCHLPKHFSAPNLPDLNRSQVYAVKHAIQRPLSLIQGPPGTGKTVTSATIVYQLVKQNGGPVLVCAPSNTAVDQLTEKIHKSNLKVVRLCAKSREAIDSPVSFLALHNQIKNMETNTELQKLQQLKDETGELSSVDEKRYRLLKKAAEKELLEAADVICCTCVGAGDPRLHRLKFHSILIDESMQATEPECMVPVVLGAKQLILVGDHCQLGPVVMCKKAARAGLSQSLFERLVVLGIRPFRLEVQYRMHPDLSRFPSNFFYEGSLQNGVCADERKLLKIDFPWPAVDKPMFFYVTQGQEEIAGSGTSYLNRTEASNVEKITTRFLRCGVKPEQIGVITPYEGQRAYLVQYMQYQGSLHSKLYQEIEVASVDAFQGREKDIIIMSCVRSNEHQGIGFLNDPRRLNVALTRAKYGIIIVGNPKVLSKQPLWNHLLSFYKEQKVLVEGPLNNLKESMIQFAKPKKLVNAANPGSHFMSTSMYDAREALIPGSVYDRSGTQVNGMQNHNPYYQRNVPLDIFSRTHDTISYISPERAQAAMNNMPVPLGMFMNMAHVPPRFYNQHQQALQARQNQRNRRGATAASIRNKSGPRMGKLSSQTEQNTQPYSQPGLPLTQGTTQGMSQPGFSLSQPGLSQAELSQDSFAVGEFQSQMDGLLSQDSTYQGDRSGFYQSGQSQAGGQFSQPY; encoded by the exons ATGAGCGTCGACGCGTACGGACCCAGCAGCCAGACCCTCACGTTCCTCGACACCGAGGAAACTGATCTAATCGGCGCGGATACTCAGGGCAGCGAATTCGACTTCACCGATTTCACATTGCCGTCGCAGAGTCAGACCCAGGCCTCGCAACACGATGCGACCCAGACACAGTCCAGTCAACCCCTTCAG gtaAATGGAACAAATGGTAGTTCAtcattagatttaaaaatttctggaGCAGCCCAAAGCCTTGCCGAGTTGCAATttgaggaagaagaagaggaagcaTATTATAATCGTGATTTACCTGAATATGCATGTAAATATTGCGGTATCCATGAGGCATCATGTGTGGTTATGTGTAATGTTTGCCGAAAATGGTTTTGCAATGGACGCGGTAATACATCAGGATCACATATTATCAATCATCTTGTTCGTGCTAAACACAAGGAAGTTACATTACACAG AGATGGTCCTCTTGGAGAAACTGTTTTGGAATGTTATTCCTGTGCTACaagaaatgtttttgtatTGGGTTTTATTCCTGCTAGAGCTGATTCTGTAGTTGTGCTGCTTTGTCGCCAACCATGTGCGGCACAGAGTTCTTTGAAAGATATGAATTG ggATCAAGAGCAATGGAAACCTTTGATTGAAGATCGAAGCTTTTTATCTTGGTTAGTAAAAATTCCATCTGAACAAGAGCAATTGAGAGCTAGACAGATCTCAGCACagcagattaataaattggAGGAGTTATGGCGAGACAACGTCGATGCTACTTTCCAAGATCTTGAAAAGCCTGGAGTGGATGAGGAACCGCAGCAAGTTTTGTTACGCTATGAAGATGGttatcaatatcaaaatatttttggtcCACTTGTAAAATTGGAAGCTGATTATGACAAACGATTAAAAGAATCTCAAACTCAAGAGAATATTGAAGTACGATGGGATGTTGGATTAAACAAGAAGACTATCGCTTACTTTTTGCTAGCTAAAACAGATGGTGATATGAAATTGATGCATGGGGACGAATTGAGACTTCGTTATTTGGGAGAACTTCATAAGCCTTGGTCCGGAATTGGACACGTGATTAAGATTCCGGATAATTATGGAGAAGAAGTTGGAATtgagttgaaaaataattcaggAGCGCCAACAGAATGCGTCAGTAACTTCGTCGTTGATTTCATTTGGAAGAGTACGAGTTTTGATAG AATGCAGTCTGCATTGCGCAAGTTTGCTGTTGATGACACATCTGTATCAGCTTACATATATCATAGACTACTAGGTCATGAAGTAGAAGAAGTTTTGTTTCGTTGTCATCTCCCTAAGCACTTTAGCGCGCCGAATTTACCCGATTTGAATAGATCGCAGGTGTACGCTGTAAAACATGCGATACAACGACCTTTATCTTTGATTCAAGGACCACCTGGAACAGGTAAAACCGTAACAAGTGCTACCATAGTTTATCAATTGGTAAAACAAAACGGTGGTCCGGTTCTTGTATGCGCTCCTTCCAATACTGCTGTCGATCAATTAACCGAGAAGATACATAAATCAAATCTGAAAGTCGTACGACTATGTGCCAAATCACGAGAAGCCATTGATTCGCCAGTGAGTTTCCTCGCATTGCATAATCAGATAAAGAACATGGAGACGAATACTGAATTGCAAAAGTTACAACAATTGAAGGACGAAACTGGCGAACTTTCAAGCGTTGATGAAAAACGCTATAGACTCTTGAAGAAAGCGGCGGAGAAAGAACTTCTGGAAGCAGCAGATGTAATTTGCTGCACATGTGTAGGCGCTGGTGATCCTAGATTGCATCGATTAAAGTTTCATTCCATACTTATCGATGAGAGTATGCAAGCTACCGAACCAGAATGCATGGTACCTGTTGTTTTAGGAGCCAAGCAATTGATCCTTGTCGGTGATCACTGTCAATTGGGTCCAGTGGTGATGTGTAAAAAAGCCGCCAGAGCTGGTTTGTCACAATCTCTGTTCGAAAGACTGGTGGTGCTAGGAATTAGACCTTTCCGTTTGGAAGTACAATACCGTATGCATCCTGATCTCTCGCGATTCCCGTCTAATTTCTTCTACGAAGGTTCCCTGCAAAATGGCGTTTGCGCTGACGAaaggaaattattaaagattgatTTTCCCTGGCCTGCAGTAGACAAACCAATGTTCTTTTATGTCACGCAAGGTCAAGAAGAGATAGCTGGCAGCGGAACATCCTATTTGAATCGTACCGAAGCATctaatgtagaaaaaataacgACGCGATTCTTACGTTGCGGCGTAAAACCAGAACAGATTGGAGTGATAACTCCATACGAAGGTCAGCGGGCTTATCTTGTGCAATACATGCAGTATCAAGGTTCTCTGCACTCCAAACTGTATCAGGAAATTGAAGTAGCAAGTGTGGACGCTTTTCAGGGACGcgagaaagatataataataatgtcctGCGTACGATCCAATGAACATCAGGGCATTGGGTTCTTGAATGATCCCCGAAGATTGAATGTGGCGCTGACTCGCGCGAAATATGGTATCATCATTGTAGGAAATCCTAAGGTACTTTCGAAACAACCACTCTGGAACCATCTGCTCAGCTTTTACAAGGAACAAAAGGTGCTGGTCGAAGGACCGTTGAACAATCTAAAGGAATCCATGATCCAATTTGCTAAACCAAAAAAACTCGTGAACGCGGCCAATCCAGGTTCGCATTTCATGTCTACATCAATGTACGATGCTCGCGAAGCTTTGATTCCAGGATCAGTCTACGATCGCTCTGGTACACAAGTGAACGGCATGCAGAATCATAATCCATACTATCAGAGAAACGTGCCGCTCGACATTTTCAGCCGCACCCATGATACCATCAGTTACATCAGTCCTGAACGGGCACAGGCGGCGATGAACAACATGCCAGTACCGCTGGGTATGTTTATGAACATGGCACACGTGCCGCCGCGCTTTTATAATCAACATCAACAAGCGTTACAGGCGCGTCAGAATCAAAGAAATCGACGTGGTGCCACTGCCGCCTCGATAAGGAACAAGTCTGGTCCGCGTATGGGTAAGCTGAGTAGTCAAACCGAACAAAATACGCAACCGTATAGCCAACCGGGTCTGCCACTGACCCAGGGTACGACGCAAGGTATGTCTCAGCCTGGCTTCAGTCTCTCGCAACCTGGCCTCAGTCAAGCGGAGCTGTCTCAGGACTCGTTCGCGGTTGGTGAATTCCAGTCACAGATGGACGGTCTGCTTTCGCAAGACTCAACCTATCAAGGTGATCGAAGTGGTTTCTATCAATCGGGCCAATCGCAAGCCGGAGGACAATTCTCGCAACCCTACTGA